From Oryza sativa Japonica Group chromosome 4, ASM3414082v1, one genomic window encodes:
- the LOC4337023 gene encoding probable receptor-like protein kinase At1g30570, which yields MRLLALAVASIVLANLHLLGVHGRDLLLSCGSNATVDAGGRRWIGDMAPGLNFTLSSPGIAASQAGSSNGNEIFGLVYHSARFFSTASWYNFSVLPGNYCLRLHFFPYTFGNFSGNDSLFDVTANDFKLVSKFNVSEEIVWRSTVSNSAINAVVKEYFLLVGSRGLQVEFDPSPGSFAFVNAIEVMLTPDNLFNDTVNKVGSAGNGQLPLGLSNRGLETMYRLNVGGHALNSSSDQYLHRPWYTDEAFMFSANAAQIVSNTSSVSYLSNNDSSISPIDVYETARIMSNNMVVDKRFNVSWRFYVHPNFDYLVRLHFCELFYDKPNQRVFKIYINNKTAAEDYDVYVRAGGINKAYHEDYFDNLPQQVDSLWLQLGPDSLTSASGTDPLLNGLEIFKLSRNGNLAYVLGHIDMGNQRGISKDRNRKILWEEVGIGSASFVTLTSVVLFAWCYVRRKRKADEKEAPPGWHPLVLHEAMKSTTDARAAGKSPLTRNSSSIGHRMGRRFSISEIRAATKNFDEALLIGTGGFGKVYKGEVDEGTTVAIKRANPLCGQGLKEFETEIEMLSKLRHRHLVAMIGYCEEQKEMILVYEYMAKGTLRSHLYGSDLPPLTWKQRVDACIGAARGLHYLHTGADRGIIHRDVKTTNILLDENFVAKIADFGLSKTGPTLDQTHVSTAVKGSFGYLDPEYFRRQQLTQKSDVYSFGVVLFEVACGRPVIDPTLPKDQINLAEWAMRWQRQRSLDAIVDPRLDGDFSSESLKKFGEIAEKCLADDGRSRPSMGEVLWHLEYVLQLHEAYKRNNVDCESFGSSELGFADMSFSLPHIREGEEEHHSKPSSIREDPDT from the coding sequence ATGAGGCTACTTGCGCTGGCAGTTGCAAGCATCGTGCTTGCTAATTTGCACCTGTTGGGAGTTCATGGGAGGGATTTGCTTCTCAGCTGTGGTTCAAACGCGACTGTGGATGCTGGCGGCCGGAGATGGATCGGCGACATGGCCCCCGGGCTGAATTTTACCTTAAGCAGCCCTGGAATAGCTGCGTCGCAGGCTGGGAGCAGCAATGGCAATGAAATCTTCGGACTGGTGTACCATTCCGCGCGTTTCTTTAGCACGGCATCTTGGTATAACTTCAGCGTGCTGCCGGGGAACTACTGCCTCAGGCTGCATTTCTTCCCTTACACATTCGGGAATTTCAGTGGGAATGATTCATTGTTTGATGTCACTGCAAATGATTTCAAGCTGGTCTCGAAATTCAACGTGTCAGAGGAGATTGTTTGGAGGAGCACTGTGAGCAATTCAGCCATCAATGCAGTTGTCAAGGAGTATTTTCTTTTAGTTGGTTCTCGTGGTCTGCAGGTTGAGTTTGATCCAAGCCCTGGGTCATTTGCCTTTGTGAATGCAATTGAGGTGATGCTCACTCCAGATAACCTGTTCAATGACACAGTAAACAAAGTTGGCAGCGCTGGAAATGGGCAGCTTCCTCTTGGTTTAAGCAACAGAGGCCTAGAGACAATGTACCGGTTGAATGTTGGAGGGCATGCACTTAATTCTTCCAGCGATCAGTATCTGCACAGACCATGGTACACTGATGAAGCATTCATGTTTTCTGCGAATGCTGCTCAGATTGTGTCCAACACTTCAAGTGTAAGTTATCTCTCAAACAATGACTCCTCAATTTCTCCCATTGATGTATACGAGACTGCAAGAATCATGAGCAACAACATGGTTGTGGACAAGCGGTTCAATGTTTCATGGCGATTCTATGTCCACCCCAACTTTGATTACTTGGTCCGCCTTCATTTCTGTGAGCTTTTCTATGACAAGCCCAACCAGAGGGTCTTCAAGATCTACATCAACAACAAGACAGCTGCTGAGGACTATGATGTGTATGTCAGGGCAGGGGGTATTAATAAGGCATATCATGAAGACTATTTTGACAACTTGCCACAGCAGGTAGACTCACTCTGGCTTCAGCTAGGCCCTGACTCCTTGACCAGTGCTTCAGGCACCGATCCACTTCTGAATGGTTTGGAGATATTCAAGCTCAGCAGGAATGGCAACCTCGCTTATGTTCTTGGCCATATTGACATGGGTAACCAAAGGGGTATTTCCAAGGATAGAAATAGGAAAATTTTATGGGAAGAAGTCGGAATTGGCTCAGCTTCTTTTGTGACACTGACAAGTGTGGTTCTATTTGCATGGTGCTATGTAAGAAGGAAACGAAAAGCTGATGAGAAGGAGGCCCCTCCCGGTTGGCACCCACTGGTCCTCCATGAGGCTATGAAAAGCACCACAGATGCCCGTGCAGCCGGTAAATCACCCTTGACACGTAATTCATCTTCCATTGGTCATAGAATGGGCAGAAGATTCAGCATTTCAGAGATTAGGGCTGCTACAAAGAACTTTGATGAGGCTTTGCTTATTGGTACTGGTGGTTTTGGCAAGGTTTACAAGGGTGAGGTCGATGAGGGTACTACAGTGGCAATCAAGCGTGCAAATCCATTATGTGGCCAGGGCTTGAAAGAATTTGAAACAGAAATTGAGATGCTCTCCAAGCTTAGGCACCGGCACCTTGTTGCAATGATTGGCTACTGTGAAGAGCAGAAGGAAATGATTCTAGTCTACGAATACATGGCCAAGGGGACATTGCGAAGCCATCTTTATGGAAGTGACCTCCCACCTCTGACATGGAAGCAACGAGTTGATGCCTGCATTGGTGCAGCTCGTGGGCTTCACTACCTCCACACTGGAGCAGACCGAGGTATAATCCATAGGGATGTGAAGACTACAAACATCTTGTTGGATGAGAATTTTGTTGCAAAGATAGCAGATTTTGGTCTGTCTAAAACTGGCCCAACACTGGACCAGACCCATGTTAGTACAGCAGTCAAGGGAAGCTTTGGGTACCTTGATCCTGAGTACTTCCGGAGGCAGCAACTCACACAAAAATCTGATGTGTATTCTTTTGGAGTGGTGCTCTTTGAAGTCGCTTGTGGCAGACCAGTTATAGACCCCACTCTACCAAAGGATCAAATCAACTTGGCAGAGTGGGCAATGAGATGGCAGCGCCAGCGTTCGCTGGATGCAATAGTGGATCCACGGCTGGACGGTGACTTTTCATCTGAATCCTTGAAGAAGTTTGGTGAAATTGCGGAGAAGTGCCTTGCTGATGATGGGAGAAGCAGGCCATCGATGGGTGAGGTCTTGTGGCATCTGGAATATGTGCTGCAGCTCCATGAAGCTTACAAGCGTAATAATGTGGACTGTGAATCATTTGGAAGCAGTGAACTGGGATTTGCCGATATGTCCTTTAGCCTGCCTCATatcagagagggagaagaggaacATCACTCAAAGCCATCTAGTATAAGAGAAGATCCAGACACTTGA